In Treponema denticola, one genomic interval encodes:
- the gltX gene encoding glutamate--tRNA ligase: MQVKVRYAPSPTGFQHIGGVRTALFNYLFARSKGGKFVLRIEDTDRTRYSEEYEQNLYDTLEWLGLEWDEGGPKGGPCAPYIQSQRFDIYRKYAQELVDKGFAYYCFCDSERLDRIRKIQTMNKMPPGYDRACRNLTDEEIKAKMDEGVPYVIRLKVPLEGSTKFTDALLGDIEWKNEDINPDQILLKSDGFPTYHLANIVDDHLMGITHVMRAQEWLPSTPMHVIMYKAFGWEPPQFCHLPMVMGNDGQKLSKRHGATSCNEFRNKGYLKEAIINYVAMLGCSYEDGRDMYSLLDLEKLFDIKHLNKAPAVFDYKKLEWFNGQYMREKTDEELFALTWPYIANSGLFGKINEEDLKKAGCRFENQTYLKPSQEQKEVLMKVMPLVKERLHLLSEITEMVRFLFEEPAVPPAEEIIPKKLDAKTTKKVLQKAIEVMPKIVGLDDHAGGEVFRAEADAMGIKMGDFMMPVRMTVTGSRISPPLVGSIQILGIEKAVKRIEKAIAERF; encoded by the coding sequence ATGCAAGTTAAAGTCAGATATGCTCCCTCTCCCACCGGCTTTCAGCACATAGGCGGAGTCCGTACAGCCTTGTTTAATTATCTTTTTGCCCGCTCAAAAGGCGGAAAATTCGTTTTACGCATTGAAGATACCGACAGAACAAGATACAGCGAAGAATATGAACAGAACCTTTATGATACCCTTGAATGGCTCGGCCTTGAATGGGATGAAGGCGGACCAAAGGGAGGCCCCTGTGCACCCTACATTCAGTCTCAAAGGTTCGATATTTACCGAAAATATGCCCAAGAGCTTGTCGATAAGGGCTTTGCTTACTATTGCTTTTGCGATTCGGAAAGGCTCGACAGAATCCGAAAAATTCAAACAATGAACAAGATGCCTCCGGGCTATGACAGGGCTTGCCGCAATTTAACCGATGAAGAAATTAAGGCTAAAATGGACGAAGGCGTTCCCTATGTTATCCGCTTAAAGGTTCCGCTTGAAGGCAGCACCAAATTTACAGATGCCCTTTTAGGCGATATTGAATGGAAAAATGAAGATATAAACCCCGACCAAATCCTTTTAAAAAGCGACGGGTTCCCGACATATCACTTGGCAAACATCGTAGATGACCACCTCATGGGCATAACCCACGTTATGCGTGCCCAAGAATGGCTCCCATCTACCCCCATGCATGTTATAATGTACAAGGCCTTCGGCTGGGAACCGCCCCAATTTTGCCACTTGCCCATGGTTATGGGAAATGACGGACAAAAGCTTTCAAAACGGCACGGAGCCACCAGCTGCAACGAATTCAGAAACAAGGGCTATCTAAAAGAAGCTATTATCAATTATGTCGCTATGCTGGGCTGCTCTTATGAAGACGGCCGTGATATGTACAGCCTTTTAGACTTGGAAAAACTCTTTGATATTAAGCACTTAAACAAGGCCCCGGCCGTATTCGACTATAAAAAGCTGGAGTGGTTTAACGGTCAGTATATGCGGGAAAAAACCGATGAAGAACTCTTTGCTCTTACATGGCCCTATATTGCAAATTCAGGCCTTTTCGGAAAGATAAATGAAGAAGATCTGAAAAAAGCCGGATGCCGTTTTGAAAATCAAACCTATTTAAAACCCTCTCAAGAACAAAAAGAAGTTTTAATGAAGGTAATGCCTTTGGTAAAAGAGAGACTTCACCTTTTAAGCGAAATAACCGAAATGGTTCGCTTTCTCTTTGAAGAACCGGCAGTTCCTCCGGCAGAAGAAATAATACCGAAAAAACTTGATGCCAAAACTACAAAAAAAGTTCTCCAAAAGGCAATCGAAGTAATGCCTAAAATTGTAGGCCTTGACGACCATGCTGGCGGAGAAGTCTTTAGGGCGGAAGCCGATGCTATGGGTATTAAGATGGGAGACTTTATGATGCCTGTCCGAATGACCGTTACCGGCAGCAGAATAAGCCCTCCCCTTGTAGGCTCAATCCAAATTTTAGGGATAGAAAAAGCTGTTAAGCGCATCGAAAAAGCCATAGCGGAAAGGTTTTAA
- a CDS encoding M23 family metallopeptidase, translating into MSRTRTYKKAENNLVRAFSDFFKICCSAVSKGIMKFINGGRKKLTIMVVPHSQRKVVNFQASIFSIFFVTVLLVGILASFFWFTTESIASARKLANLKEETRKTQASLNVLKNETNDLLKNAKNFQSTLSSTLTSLGLQSIMETGAEADDSSDLSLLFNVQEMAQGTAREVSELKKLSAYLQDTIQPVQEMAKLMDTQTALFSDIPSLWPIKGGIGHITMAFGQNRHPFTGQWYIHTGIDLATGRSGDPIMATADGQVINVETDPGWGNYILIKHKHGFFTRYAHLSSFRVTRGQHVQKGQVIGYVGNTGISTGPHLHYEVHIGSDVVDPMKYLNIKNTGRKK; encoded by the coding sequence GTGTCAAGAACACGAACATATAAAAAAGCAGAAAATAATTTAGTGCGGGCTTTTAGTGATTTTTTTAAAATTTGCTGTAGTGCCGTATCTAAAGGTATAATGAAATTTATTAATGGCGGAAGAAAAAAGCTGACCATAATGGTAGTTCCGCATTCACAAAGAAAAGTTGTAAATTTTCAAGCAAGCATCTTTTCAATTTTTTTTGTTACTGTTTTGCTTGTCGGTATTTTAGCTTCATTTTTTTGGTTTACGACCGAATCCATAGCTTCTGCGCGTAAACTTGCAAACTTAAAAGAAGAAACCAGAAAAACCCAAGCAAGTCTCAATGTTTTAAAAAATGAAACAAATGATTTGTTAAAAAATGCAAAGAATTTTCAATCAACTCTTTCTTCTACCTTAACATCCTTAGGTTTGCAGTCTATCATGGAAACCGGAGCTGAAGCCGATGACTCAAGCGATCTTTCGCTTTTGTTCAATGTGCAAGAGATGGCCCAAGGAACGGCTAGAGAAGTGAGTGAGCTAAAAAAACTCTCGGCCTATTTGCAGGACACAATTCAGCCTGTACAAGAAATGGCTAAGCTTATGGACACTCAAACCGCTCTTTTTTCCGATATTCCCAGCCTATGGCCGATCAAGGGCGGCATAGGGCATATCACAATGGCTTTCGGTCAAAACCGTCATCCTTTTACAGGACAATGGTATATTCATACAGGTATAGACCTTGCTACCGGCCGTTCAGGAGACCCTATAATGGCTACAGCCGACGGACAAGTTATTAACGTAGAAACTGATCCGGGATGGGGAAATTACATTCTTATCAAACATAAACACGGTTTTTTTACAAGGTATGCCCACCTAAGCTCGTTTAGAGTTACAAGAGGTCAGCATGTACAAAAAGGGCAGGTTATAGGCTATGTAGGAAATACCGGTATATCTACCGGACCGCACTTACACTATGAAGTTCATATCGGCTCGGATGTTGTTGACCCGATGAAATATCTAAACATCAAAAATACCGGAAGAAAAAAATAG
- a CDS encoding bactofilin family protein, whose translation MADLTDDISINTLIGPGSFVNGSLSIPGFLRVDGDINGDINTPGKVIIAENARVRGNIHAKSITIGGMVQGDVIAPESVVVLSTGLILGSVLTKKIRIDDNVFLHGYCFAVDNQNEFEKAEKEYKNRQGLAASALVHSR comes from the coding sequence ATGGCAGATCTTACTGACGATATTTCCATTAATACGCTTATAGGGCCTGGGAGTTTTGTAAATGGCAGTTTAAGTATTCCCGGCTTTTTGCGGGTAGATGGAGATATAAACGGCGATATAAATACTCCGGGGAAGGTCATCATTGCAGAAAATGCAAGGGTAAGAGGAAATATACACGCTAAATCAATAACCATAGGCGGGATGGTTCAAGGCGATGTTATAGCTCCGGAAAGTGTAGTAGTTTTGTCTACAGGGCTTATCTTAGGCTCAGTTTTAACAAAAAAAATACGGATAGATGATAATGTTTTTTTACACGGCTATTGTTTTGCCGTTGATAATCAAAACGAATTTGAAAAGGCTGAAAAAGAATATAAAAACAGACAGGGACTCGCAGCTTCAGCTCTTGTTCATTCAAGATGA
- a CDS encoding YaaR family protein → MGNSVDTSSYVSALNTAAPLIAQNSQLQRKQTGKPEGPKSKKQKTFLDTILDAGIQDSEELYYEKKLQGLSPEERKKAVDDILAVLQDDVYSSGANLADNVNTETINKYKKAVKNFVRFAVAHSLDAKAVTSGGLNPLKQRNYVIVKIIDEKIENLAKELLFNQLEKLQILARLDEVKGLLVDLTT, encoded by the coding sequence ATGGGAAACTCCGTGGATACAAGCAGCTATGTTTCCGCTCTTAATACGGCTGCTCCGCTAATAGCACAGAACTCCCAGCTCCAAAGAAAACAAACCGGTAAACCGGAAGGCCCCAAATCAAAAAAACAAAAAACCTTTTTAGACACTATCTTGGATGCAGGTATTCAGGATTCTGAAGAGCTATATTATGAAAAAAAGCTTCAAGGACTTAGCCCGGAAGAAAGAAAAAAAGCTGTAGACGATATTTTGGCCGTCTTACAGGATGATGTGTATTCAAGCGGCGCTAATTTAGCTGATAATGTAAATACCGAAACAATTAATAAATATAAAAAAGCTGTAAAAAATTTTGTCCGTTTTGCTGTAGCTCACTCTCTTGATGCAAAGGCGGTAACTTCAGGAGGCCTCAACCCTCTAAAACAGCGCAATTATGTAATTGTAAAGATTATTGATGAAAAAATCGAAAATTTAGCAAAAGAGCTTTTGTTTAATCAACTTGAAAAACTTCAAATTTTGGCTAGACTTGACGAGGTAAAAGGACTTTTGGTCGATTTGACTACATAG
- a CDS encoding PSP1 domain-containing protein: MDYDINENYDIESLEDKDQKPVKRSSNPEDFPHPLYELSLDYSKESFYATAPEHEVFKSGDFVLVPTRYGNDVARLCGIVKTPINACPDEVVTIIRKINPEEEILLNENCKKEKDAAKIFKEKVVLNNLEMKFIGCHFLFDEPKVLFFFSADTRIDFRRLVKDLVAVFKIRVELRQIGVRDESRIVGGLGCCGRPYCCHSVTDKLKPVSIKMAKEQNLSLNSSKISGQCGRLLCCLSYEYDWYTEARKSMPPEGARFFYDGTTFKITEVNLLTHMVSLLGEDGRILSLPAKRMVNSGGKWQVQ; the protein is encoded by the coding sequence ATGGATTACGATATTAATGAAAATTACGATATTGAGTCTCTTGAAGATAAGGACCAAAAGCCTGTAAAACGGAGTTCAAATCCTGAGGACTTTCCTCATCCGTTATATGAGCTCAGCTTAGATTATTCAAAAGAAAGTTTCTATGCAACAGCTCCTGAGCATGAAGTATTTAAAAGCGGTGATTTTGTTCTTGTTCCTACAAGATATGGAAATGATGTTGCAAGGCTTTGCGGTATAGTAAAAACTCCTATAAATGCCTGTCCTGATGAAGTTGTAACAATTATCAGAAAAATAAATCCTGAAGAAGAAATTCTTTTAAATGAAAATTGTAAAAAAGAAAAAGATGCCGCTAAGATTTTTAAAGAAAAAGTTGTCTTGAATAACTTAGAAATGAAGTTTATAGGCTGTCATTTTTTGTTTGATGAACCTAAGGTTTTATTCTTTTTCAGTGCCGATACAAGGATTGATTTTAGACGATTGGTTAAAGATCTGGTTGCTGTTTTTAAAATTCGCGTAGAATTGAGACAGATCGGTGTAAGAGATGAGTCTCGCATTGTAGGCGGACTGGGTTGCTGCGGACGCCCTTATTGCTGCCATAGTGTAACCGATAAGCTTAAGCCTGTATCGATAAAAATGGCAAAAGAGCAAAATCTCTCCCTTAACTCCTCAAAGATATCCGGACAATGCGGAAGGCTTTTATGCTGTCTTTCATACGAATATGATTGGTATACGGAAGCACGAAAATCCATGCCCCCCGAAGGAGCCCGTTTTTTCTATGACGGTACAACATTTAAGATTACAGAGGTAAACTTATTAACCCATATGGTATCTCTTCTAGGCGAGGACGGACGAATCCTATCTCTCCCTGCTAAGCGTATGGTTAATTCCGGCGGAAAGTGGCAAGTACAATAA
- a CDS encoding metal-dependent transcriptional regulator — translation MNKRRHTAGTITSSQEDYLERIYDLSLIDEHVRSIDVARALNVSRASVNKSLGGLKDEGYIEQEPYGTITLTKKGRAIAKEVRTRHNALRAFLTEVLKVDYEIADIDACEMEHAISKHTADRLYAYLKDLGIASKETSK, via the coding sequence ATGAATAAAAGAAGACATACTGCAGGAACTATTACCTCATCTCAAGAAGACTATCTTGAAAGAATTTACGACTTATCTTTGATTGATGAACATGTAAGGTCTATAGATGTTGCCAGAGCTTTAAATGTTTCACGGGCGAGTGTAAACAAATCCCTTGGAGGGCTAAAAGATGAAGGCTACATTGAACAAGAGCCTTATGGAACGATTACTTTGACAAAAAAAGGCAGAGCTATTGCAAAAGAAGTGCGCACTAGACATAATGCTTTAAGGGCATTTTTAACTGAAGTACTTAAGGTAGATTATGAAATTGCAGATATAGATGCCTGTGAAATGGAACATGCAATAAGCAAACACACGGCAGACAGGCTCTATGCCTATTTAAAAGACCTTGGGATAGCTTCAAAAGAAACCTCCAAATAA
- a CDS encoding DUF1007 family protein, whose product MLIKLKKSVQVIIFFFLIGFPAFSHPHMWFTSSIEVVFSEKKLAGAYVTWTFDRFFSADIINGYDLNGDGLFSKVEAADVYENAFRYTENYYYFIFIREGNKRTTPENIEKSSFSVWQKNGIVSYRFFLDLKEFKNREVFLACYDYTFYCDITYPDKNAVKFIFDPKLIRPSYEIIENKDYPVYYNPLGAIDDNRIYYKWAPGLNTYYPKEIRIRF is encoded by the coding sequence ATGTTGATAAAATTAAAAAAAAGTGTACAGGTTATAATATTCTTTTTCCTAATAGGCTTTCCTGCTTTTTCTCATCCTCATATGTGGTTTACAAGCTCTATTGAAGTTGTTTTTTCAGAAAAAAAATTGGCAGGAGCTTATGTAACATGGACTTTTGACAGGTTTTTTAGTGCCGATATAATAAACGGTTATGATTTAAATGGAGACGGCCTTTTTAGTAAGGTTGAAGCCGCCGATGTCTATGAAAATGCCTTTCGTTATACGGAAAATTACTATTATTTTATTTTTATAAGAGAAGGGAATAAACGCACTACACCTGAAAATATTGAAAAATCTTCATTTTCCGTTTGGCAAAAAAACGGCATCGTTAGTTATAGATTTTTTCTTGATTTAAAAGAGTTTAAAAATAGGGAGGTATTTTTAGCTTGCTATGATTATACTTTTTATTGCGACATAACCTATCCCGATAAAAATGCCGTAAAGTTTATTTTTGACCCTAAACTTATACGCCCCTCATATGAAATTATAGAAAATAAAGATTATCCTGTCTATTATAATCCGCTGGGTGCAATTGACGATAATAGAATATATTATAAATGGGCTCCGGGGCTGAACACCTACTATCCTAAAGAAATTAGAATCCGGTTTTAG
- a CDS encoding nickel/cobalt transporter has product MKTKYIFFIFFIFQFFFLYANPFTGKKNSPSPVYQSRPSENILKYQRVLSQKLGDYIADWKENQSLSILIPILGLSFLYGLVHAAGPGHRKSIVFSFYLTREANKLEPLFTSIGLAGMHGGAALVLMLIFKGLSGAILSHSNDAMVYMEGISFLILIVLSIYGIIDAVRDICIKKHSNNKKLTLGAILLSGIYPCPAAMLVLVLTLSLDALGLGVLSVISMSLGMSIPIIIAAYLAWAGRTGLFYRLKNKENLMALIASILQIGVYIFLLYISVTTSLPFILSLFRMLK; this is encoded by the coding sequence ATGAAAACAAAATATATATTTTTTATATTTTTTATTTTTCAATTTTTCTTTTTATATGCAAACCCATTTACCGGCAAAAAAAATTCCCCTTCTCCTGTATACCAGAGCCGGCCTTCCGAAAATATTTTAAAATATCAAAGAGTTTTAAGCCAAAAACTTGGCGATTATATCGCAGATTGGAAAGAAAATCAAAGCTTAAGTATTTTAATCCCAATATTGGGACTTTCTTTTCTTTATGGATTAGTGCATGCTGCAGGCCCCGGTCATCGTAAAAGTATTGTTTTTTCGTTTTATCTTACAAGGGAGGCAAATAAACTAGAACCTCTTTTTACAAGTATCGGCCTTGCCGGAATGCATGGAGGCGCTGCATTGGTCTTGATGCTTATATTTAAAGGCCTATCGGGAGCTATCTTATCCCATTCAAATGATGCAATGGTATATATGGAAGGTATTTCTTTTTTGATATTAATAGTTTTATCCATTTACGGCATAATCGATGCTGTGAGGGATATTTGCATAAAAAAACATTCAAATAATAAAAAGCTTACATTAGGTGCAATATTACTTAGCGGGATTTATCCTTGTCCGGCAGCGATGCTTGTTCTTGTTTTAACTTTAAGCTTAGATGCCTTGGGTTTAGGAGTCCTTTCCGTAATTTCTATGTCGCTTGGCATGAGTATTCCAATAATTATTGCGGCTTATTTGGCTTGGGCCGGAAGAACCGGTCTTTTTTATAGACTAAAAAATAAAGAAAACCTTATGGCCCTAATAGCTTCTATTCTTCAGATAGGAGTATATATTTTTTTATTGTATATTTCGGTCACAACATCCTTGCCTTTTATTCTTAGTTTGTTTAGAATGTTAAAATAA
- a CDS encoding tetratricopeptide repeat protein, whose amino-acid sequence MRSIGIIHVLLFVFFAVIMSSCSSVQKGWNTDGSTIEKDLLLSKKNGLMLFTVSDTDPQSKDILNNVFTDTLFSNISKEFMFYNIDIVKDEKSADTVQLEKNYVLFSDYNITEVPYLCLMNKYGDIYHSAVVPQNIKTPSDFLTYLRGLKEKGKNVENLREGLTAINGPDKTKAIKTFFDQVYLVDSEKYRSLFEDGINNDPQNESGLLGAFVIGRMQLNIEPLLKQKKYNEIIAELNNVLETKLLSPDEEQGVLCNIAYFSSYLPNIKAAHIIKYLEDALKRAPDSFRAQSIKEDIEYLKSKN is encoded by the coding sequence ATGAGAAGTATTGGAATTATACATGTTTTATTGTTTGTCTTTTTTGCAGTGATTATGTCAAGCTGTTCGAGTGTTCAAAAAGGGTGGAATACCGACGGCTCTACTATTGAAAAAGACCTTCTTTTATCAAAAAAGAATGGTTTAATGCTTTTTACCGTTTCAGATACGGATCCGCAAAGTAAAGATATTTTAAATAATGTTTTTACCGATACTTTGTTTTCAAATATAAGTAAAGAATTTATGTTTTATAATATAGACATAGTTAAGGATGAAAAATCAGCCGACACTGTTCAATTAGAAAAAAATTATGTTCTTTTTTCCGATTATAATATTACGGAAGTGCCATACCTTTGTCTGATGAATAAGTATGGAGATATTTATCATTCCGCCGTAGTTCCGCAAAATATTAAAACCCCTTCGGATTTTTTAACTTATCTAAGAGGGCTAAAAGAAAAAGGAAAAAATGTTGAAAATTTGAGGGAGGGTCTGACAGCAATAAACGGACCTGATAAAACAAAGGCGATAAAGACTTTTTTTGATCAAGTTTACCTTGTAGATTCCGAAAAATATAGAAGTCTTTTTGAAGACGGCATAAACAATGATCCTCAAAACGAAAGCGGTCTATTAGGCGCCTTTGTAATAGGAAGAATGCAATTAAATATAGAGCCTCTGCTGAAGCAAAAAAAATACAATGAAATTATCGCCGAATTAAATAATGTTTTAGAAACGAAATTGTTAAGTCCTGATGAGGAGCAAGGTGTTTTATGTAATATTGCATATTTTTCTTCTTATCTTCCCAATATTAAGGCTGCACATATAATAAAATACTTAGAAGATGCTCTAAAAAGGGCTCCTGACTCTTTTAGGGCTCAATCTATAAAAGAAGACATTGAATACCTAAAGAGTAAAAATTAA
- a CDS encoding flagellar biosynthesis protein FlgN, with protein MRNSLSRQEIDQRVAVLKRFKALLQEQRKKFSDYLIVLETQERSIHEENIDAIVHHTELEQSIIGDIFTIQKVIDPIEEMYRFGMPDKDDSEVVRLKADLEKLQEQVIDQNKKNRQLLESRMDNLRQEIIAISPNYSYAAKTFIKQESRAGLVDISI; from the coding sequence ATGAGAAATTCATTAAGCCGCCAAGAAATTGACCAAAGGGTTGCTGTATTAAAACGGTTTAAAGCTCTTTTACAGGAGCAACGAAAAAAATTCAGCGATTACCTCATTGTTCTGGAAACTCAAGAAAGAAGTATTCACGAAGAAAACATAGATGCAATAGTTCATCATACTGAATTGGAGCAATCTATAATTGGAGATATCTTTACGATTCAGAAAGTTATAGATCCGATAGAGGAGATGTACCGTTTCGGTATGCCGGATAAAGATGACTCTGAGGTTGTAAGACTTAAAGCTGATCTTGAAAAACTTCAAGAACAAGTTATAGACCAAAACAAAAAAAACCGGCAGCTATTGGAATCCCGTATGGATAACTTGCGGCAAGAGATAATAGCTATAAGCCCAAATTATAGCTATGCAGCAAAAACATTTATCAAGCAGGAGAGCCGTGCAGGCTTAGTTGATATCAGCATTTAA